From the genome of Flavobacterium luteolum, one region includes:
- a CDS encoding DUF4843 domain-containing protein — MKNKINLYSALLMIFFVLVFSSCEKSEIITIDENYGGIAFFTASGSTEADSLSYSFAYNTTELERDTIFIDMRLTGEIKSYDREIGVTAAEGTTAVQGVNFELPKVMLPAGEYAVKYPLVLFNTPDLTTKDFRIVLKVIETKDLKIGALGREIGTTVIANGGIRNSSTTINMDKYVVNFNNKLTEPDYWAGLEASGYGTFSITKFQFMLKTLGTEKMELAAQWNYNQTLSYLVQMQNALQAYEQQNGEMIDENGQPVLFE, encoded by the coding sequence ATGAAAAATAAAATCAATTTATATTCTGCATTACTGATGATTTTCTTTGTGCTGGTTTTCAGCAGCTGTGAAAAATCTGAAATCATTACAATCGATGAGAATTATGGGGGAATAGCTTTTTTTACAGCCAGCGGGAGCACTGAAGCAGATAGTTTATCGTACTCTTTCGCCTACAATACAACAGAGCTGGAAAGAGACACCATATTTATAGATATGCGTCTTACAGGCGAAATAAAATCTTATGACAGGGAAATAGGCGTTACAGCCGCAGAAGGAACAACAGCAGTTCAGGGCGTTAATTTTGAGCTACCTAAAGTGATGCTGCCTGCGGGAGAGTATGCAGTGAAATACCCACTTGTGCTGTTTAATACCCCAGATCTGACAACTAAAGATTTCAGGATTGTATTGAAAGTTATTGAAACAAAAGACCTGAAAATCGGTGCCCTGGGCAGAGAGATAGGCACAACTGTAATAGCCAACGGAGGTATACGTAACTCATCGACCACAATTAACATGGATAAATATGTGGTGAATTTCAATAATAAACTTACAGAGCCGGATTATTGGGCTGGTTTGGAGGCTTCTGGTTACGGTACATTCAGCATAACTAAATTTCAGTTCATGCTGAAAACCCTAGGAACAGAAAAAATGGAGCTTGCCGCACAATGGAATTACAACCAGACATTGAGTTATCTGGTACAGATGCAGAATGCATTACAAGCATATGAGCAGCAAAACGGAGAAATGATAGATGAAAATGGACAACCTGTTTTGTTTGAGTAA
- a CDS encoding RagB/SusD family nutrient uptake outer membrane protein — translation MKKLIRNTILSMILIGGASSCESYLDVEPKSSLSEDDLFSSAIGFEQAVTGVYAKMASRPLYGDNLSMGFVSALAQNYATEGTTAPLVQTRAYNYTSDEVITLTNSIWKETYTQIAAANKVLENTAKSSGILTEAEKQHYKGEALVLRAYLHFDLLRIFGKSMVFGADSKAIPYKTIVDEKPTAPSTTKQVLELILKDLSEAATLLKDDAGVDYTLLSSRFKVNYYAVKALQARVNLYYGDNAAANAAALEVVNSKKYSFIPLSRVSAAEEYRDRLFSTELIFALRAKDITTWEQNYFHYYLGSTGNSLTRPEKDFNTIFELSSGGSTDMRRLYLLGAESGSIFPSKFWQTSGATAKETRMDQIVPLIRLSEMYYILAETAGSAAAGTPFLNTVLTNRNVSRVLNAATITEANFRLELTKEQQKEFYAEGQMFFYYKRLNAASINFYTGTLTGQTYVLPIPDTELEFNPSYD, via the coding sequence ATGAAAAAGTTAATTCGAAATACAATCTTATCAATGATTCTTATAGGCGGTGCATCAAGCTGTGAATCTTACCTTGATGTAGAACCTAAATCAAGTTTGTCGGAAGATGATTTGTTTTCTTCTGCAATCGGATTTGAGCAGGCAGTAACAGGTGTATACGCAAAGATGGCATCCAGACCACTGTACGGCGATAATCTCTCTATGGGATTTGTTTCTGCCCTTGCGCAGAATTATGCAACAGAAGGAACCACTGCGCCTCTTGTGCAGACCAGAGCTTATAACTACACTTCTGATGAAGTCATCACATTAACCAATTCAATCTGGAAAGAGACTTATACGCAGATTGCGGCGGCTAATAAGGTTCTGGAGAATACGGCAAAAAGCAGCGGGATTTTAACTGAGGCGGAAAAACAGCATTATAAAGGTGAAGCTTTAGTCCTTAGAGCTTATCTTCACTTTGACCTGCTTAGAATTTTTGGAAAATCAATGGTTTTTGGTGCAGACAGCAAAGCAATACCTTATAAAACTATTGTTGACGAAAAGCCTACTGCCCCTTCTACAACAAAACAGGTGCTGGAGCTTATATTAAAAGACCTATCTGAAGCCGCAACGCTTCTAAAGGATGATGCGGGAGTTGACTACACACTGCTGAGCAGCAGATTTAAAGTAAACTATTATGCAGTTAAAGCACTTCAGGCAAGGGTAAATCTTTACTATGGCGATAATGCAGCAGCAAATGCAGCAGCACTTGAAGTAGTCAATTCTAAAAAATACAGCTTTATCCCCTTATCAAGAGTTTCTGCTGCAGAGGAATACAGAGACCGACTTTTCAGCACAGAGCTTATTTTTGCTCTTCGTGCCAAAGACATCACCACCTGGGAACAGAATTATTTTCACTATTATTTAGGTAGCACAGGAAACAGTTTAACAAGACCAGAAAAAGATTTCAACACTATATTTGAACTTTCATCAGGGGGAAGCACTGATATGAGAAGACTTTATCTTCTTGGCGCGGAATCGGGATCTATTTTTCCTTCAAAGTTTTGGCAGACCAGTGGTGCAACTGCAAAGGAAACGCGTATGGATCAGATCGTGCCGCTAATCAGACTTAGTGAAATGTATTACATCCTGGCAGAAACAGCAGGAAGCGCCGCGGCGGGAACCCCATTTCTAAATACTGTTCTAACCAACAGAAACGTAAGCAGAGTACTTAACGCTGCGACCATTACGGAGGCTAATTTCAGATTAGAACTTACTAAAGAGCAGCAGAAAGAATTTTATGCAGAAGGCCAGATGTTTTTTTACTATAAACGCCTTAATGCAGCATCGATAAATTTTTACACGGGAACATTGACAGGTCAGACCTATGTACTGCCGATACCGGATACTGAATTAGAATTTAATCCCAGCTATGACTAA
- a CDS encoding FecR family protein, translating into MNQESKELLPYIQGYFDNSLTPAEQEAFMHILDNDAEARKTFVQHVENYRSCRQIALSQSINKKDAWKKLLVKLSVPYHGNLKHLKNKSNAGRNLSRWSIYTSLAAACIVVFYATKEVSAEKSIEKLEIKNSEVTLTLSSGENFVLGAGQNKLVKDSKGRLMGESAENTLSHNGSAASSQGTFCTLKVPFGKKYNVTLSDNTKVYLNSGTSIVYPQKFVKGSSSRDVKVYGEAYFEVAEDSTAPFFVHTQDMTVKVLGTHFNVHCYDEEDHSFVVLAKGAVSLANNQSQVTAQAAVNLKPEQMGYFDKNDRSIVRKKVFSEEYTAWLHGKVIYRDASLKELLRGLERHFNVQIQCRNKNLSNQKINANFGDEKLPQVLEYLKEDFGLDYEIQDNKIVLN; encoded by the coding sequence ATGAACCAGGAAAGCAAAGAACTGCTGCCGTATATCCAGGGATATTTCGACAATTCACTCACACCGGCTGAGCAGGAAGCTTTTATGCATATACTTGACAATGATGCTGAAGCAAGAAAAACTTTTGTTCAGCATGTAGAAAATTATAGAAGCTGCAGACAGATTGCTCTTTCTCAGTCCATCAATAAGAAAGATGCATGGAAAAAACTGCTGGTAAAACTTTCGGTGCCCTATCATGGAAACCTGAAACATTTAAAAAACAAATCAAATGCAGGCAGAAATTTATCCAGATGGAGTATTTATACGTCCCTTGCTGCAGCATGTATTGTAGTCTTCTATGCAACGAAAGAAGTATCAGCTGAGAAATCGATAGAGAAACTGGAAATAAAAAACTCAGAAGTCACGCTAACACTGTCAAGCGGAGAAAATTTTGTACTTGGCGCTGGACAGAATAAACTTGTAAAGGATTCAAAAGGAAGACTTATGGGGGAATCTGCTGAAAACACATTGTCTCATAATGGCTCTGCCGCTTCTTCACAGGGAACATTCTGTACTTTAAAAGTTCCATTCGGAAAAAAATACAACGTTACGCTCTCTGACAACACAAAAGTGTATTTGAATTCCGGTACTTCTATTGTATATCCGCAGAAGTTTGTTAAAGGGAGCAGCTCAAGAGATGTAAAGGTATATGGAGAAGCATATTTTGAAGTTGCAGAAGACAGTACAGCACCTTTTTTCGTACATACACAGGATATGACTGTAAAAGTTCTGGGAACGCATTTTAATGTGCACTGCTACGATGAAGAAGACCATTCGTTTGTTGTGCTGGCAAAGGGAGCAGTTTCTCTGGCTAATAACCAGTCCCAAGTAACGGCGCAGGCCGCAGTAAATCTCAAACCTGAGCAGATGGGCTATTTTGACAAAAATGATCGTTCCATTGTGAGAAAAAAAGTTTTCAGCGAAGAATATACAGCTTGGCTTCACGGAAAGGTCATCTACCGCGACGCCTCTTTAAAAGAATTATTACGCGGACTTGAACGTCATTTTAATGTTCAGATTCAGTGCAGAAATAAAAATTTATCAAATCAAAAAATCAATGCTAATTTTGGAGATGAAAAGCTGCCGCAGGTGCTGGAGTATCTAAAAGAAGATTTTGGTTTAGATTATGAGATTCAGGATAATAAAATTGTTCTGAATTAA
- a CDS encoding SusC/RagA family TonB-linked outer membrane protein, with product MRKIINDLCPSRFSPCAYQPTKYSLLFLLLLLNFFTMNAESNTFFQTSIDLKDVKIERVLNEIELNTNYKFVYKVEDVDLNRVVTIKISNAKIETILRELFKSTGTSFRVADNHVFLNKKSVTANAQDQSPDQDFITGKVTDEKGLPIPGVSVFFENAITGTVTTSNGTFKLERGPGDDVLVFKTLGFLTYKTSVGNQKSVNVKLKEDITELSEVAVVVNTGMSKRALNSYTGAATTITGAEIKQISATNIFSAISAIDPSVRIAQNNIAGGNINNLPKINIRGTNSFPNLTGELSADPNTPLIILDGFEVDIERIYDLDVNLISNITILKDASATAIYGSRGANGVMVFTTKTPEPGKLRVTLINDFNVLTPDLSVYNYLNSTQKLDFEKRVGIYTKAEPDNQYVYNSLYNYRLKSALSGVDTDWAKVPVQTGVGNQTSLYLQGGDDKIRYGAQVSADFQNGVMKKQDRNNYTGQFDFSYRTNKFKFSNSLRVFQNKANNSPYGDFEEYLKLNPYWAPYDENGNPKMYLENYTIGNRIFTQRNPLYDATLNSVNSSGYFGFSNNFQFQYKILPSLFLESNFTINRRNTQSDQFFSAQDSRFEAITDVSRRGSYTKTNQDLRYFENLTTLNFNLRRDKHQYYSMLGLNLSSNTTEYYTLVAEGFPYDKLDNLLFAAQYELNGKPTGDESTIRRVGLVYSGSYSYDERFLVDVSLRRDGSSQYGADNRFGTFWSAGLGWNIHNEAMFKDSEWINRLKLRGSYGSTGSTNIPAYGAQTRYSYGVGTLYDGSIGTSLVNLGNKSLSWQNVYKFNVGLDAVLLNNRLDTRFDFYIEDTKDALTQVTLAPSSGFSTYAENLGSIQNKGFEFSVRYKLIDDKTRNIFWSVYANGYTNTNILKKLSNKLRSSNDNLNELNADQTVPNVLFEEGQSINTIYAVRSLGVDPVTGSEIYLKKDGTQTYVWDAKDKVAVGVTDAKWRGNFGTNFMYKGFELGLIFDYTLGGDLYNQTLVDRVESVDPQYNVDVRAYNLGWSQPGDVSPYTRITVDKAPTKVTSRFVQEDNTINMLSGSLAYNFNRQNYILQKLGMSSLKLTFIANDVARWSSIEIERGTANPYARAYSLTLLANF from the coding sequence ATGAGAAAAATAATTAATGATTTATGCCCGAGCAGGTTCAGCCCCTGCGCATACCAGCCGACAAAATACAGCCTGCTTTTCTTGCTGCTGTTATTGAATTTCTTTACAATGAATGCCGAAAGCAATACTTTTTTCCAAACGTCAATTGATTTAAAAGACGTAAAAATTGAAAGGGTGCTAAATGAAATAGAACTAAACACAAACTACAAATTTGTTTATAAAGTAGAAGATGTCGATTTGAACCGTGTAGTTACAATTAAGATCAGCAATGCCAAAATTGAAACTATACTGAGAGAATTGTTTAAAAGTACAGGAACATCATTCAGGGTGGCGGACAACCATGTTTTTTTAAATAAAAAAAGCGTAACGGCCAACGCGCAGGACCAGAGCCCTGACCAGGATTTTATTACTGGTAAGGTAACTGATGAAAAAGGACTGCCTATCCCAGGAGTGAGCGTTTTCTTTGAAAACGCCATTACAGGCACCGTTACTACCAGCAATGGTACATTTAAGCTTGAAAGAGGCCCAGGTGACGACGTACTTGTATTTAAAACACTTGGTTTTCTTACTTACAAAACCTCTGTAGGCAATCAAAAATCCGTTAATGTAAAATTAAAAGAAGATATTACTGAACTTTCTGAAGTTGCTGTGGTGGTAAATACCGGTATGAGCAAAAGAGCGCTTAACAGCTATACCGGAGCTGCAACCACAATTACCGGTGCAGAAATAAAGCAGATCAGTGCCACTAATATATTCAGTGCAATTTCCGCTATTGATCCTTCGGTTAGAATAGCGCAAAATAACATCGCCGGCGGAAACATTAATAATCTTCCTAAAATAAATATCAGAGGAACAAATTCCTTTCCTAACCTTACGGGAGAATTATCAGCTGACCCTAATACTCCGCTGATAATCTTAGATGGTTTCGAGGTGGATATTGAAAGAATTTATGACCTTGATGTCAATCTTATCAGCAACATTACAATATTAAAAGATGCATCTGCTACTGCCATATACGGTTCAAGAGGAGCAAACGGCGTAATGGTCTTCACTACGAAAACTCCGGAGCCGGGTAAGCTGAGAGTTACTTTAATAAATGACTTTAATGTACTTACACCGGATCTTTCTGTTTATAATTACTTAAACAGTACACAGAAACTGGACTTCGAAAAAAGAGTGGGAATATATACGAAAGCAGAGCCTGACAATCAATATGTGTATAATTCACTTTATAACTACAGATTAAAATCTGCCCTAAGCGGAGTGGATACGGACTGGGCAAAAGTGCCGGTTCAGACAGGAGTTGGAAATCAGACATCATTATATCTTCAGGGAGGTGATGATAAAATCCGTTATGGAGCGCAGGTATCTGCTGATTTTCAAAACGGTGTAATGAAAAAACAAGACCGAAATAATTATACAGGTCAGTTTGACTTTTCCTATAGAACTAATAAATTTAAATTCAGCAACTCTTTGAGGGTTTTTCAAAATAAAGCCAATAATTCACCATACGGCGATTTTGAGGAATACTTAAAACTTAATCCGTACTGGGCACCTTACGACGAGAATGGAAATCCTAAGATGTATCTGGAAAATTATACAATAGGCAACAGGATTTTTACCCAGCGTAATCCTCTGTATGATGCCACATTAAATTCAGTGAACAGCAGCGGTTACTTCGGATTCTCGAATAACTTCCAGTTTCAGTACAAAATACTGCCTTCATTGTTTTTAGAAAGTAATTTCACGATAAACAGAAGAAATACGCAGTCTGACCAGTTCTTTTCAGCGCAGGACAGCCGTTTCGAGGCAATTACAGATGTGAGCAGACGAGGCAGCTACACTAAAACGAATCAGGACTTGAGATATTTTGAAAATTTAACAACCCTGAATTTTAATCTGCGCCGAGACAAACATCAATATTACTCGATGCTGGGTCTTAACCTTTCAAGCAATACAACAGAATATTATACATTAGTTGCAGAAGGTTTTCCTTATGATAAACTTGATAACTTATTATTTGCCGCGCAGTATGAACTTAACGGAAAGCCTACAGGTGATGAAAGCACTATTAGAAGAGTTGGACTTGTTTACAGCGGAAGCTACAGTTATGACGAAAGATTTCTTGTAGACGTTTCTTTGAGAAGAGACGGGTCTTCACAGTATGGTGCTGACAACAGATTTGGTACTTTCTGGTCTGCAGGACTTGGATGGAATATCCACAATGAAGCCATGTTTAAAGACAGTGAATGGATTAACCGTTTAAAATTGAGAGGAAGTTACGGATCAACAGGTTCTACCAATATTCCAGCATACGGTGCACAGACAAGATACAGTTATGGAGTTGGAACACTATATGATGGTTCTATCGGAACATCGCTGGTAAATCTTGGCAATAAATCATTGAGCTGGCAGAATGTCTATAAATTTAATGTCGGGCTGGATGCTGTTTTATTAAATAACAGACTGGACACCCGTTTTGATTTTTATATTGAAGATACTAAAGATGCCTTGACACAGGTTACACTGGCACCATCTTCCGGATTTTCTACATATGCGGAAAACCTAGGGAGTATTCAAAATAAAGGTTTTGAATTCTCTGTACGATACAAATTAATTGACGATAAAACCAGAAATATATTCTGGAGTGTATATGCCAACGGGTACACAAACACTAACATTTTAAAGAAACTTTCAAACAAGCTTAGGTCATCAAATGACAATCTGAATGAACTTAACGCAGATCAGACGGTGCCTAACGTGCTTTTTGAAGAAGGACAGTCAATCAATACGATTTATGCAGTCCGTTCCTTAGGAGTTGATCCTGTTACGGGATCTGAAATCTACCTGAAAAAAGACGGTACGCAGACCTATGTATGGGATGCTAAAGATAAAGTTGCCGTTGGTGTTACAGATGCTAAATGGAGAGGAAATTTTGGAACTAATTTTATGTACAAAGGATTTGAACTGGGACTGATATTTGACTATACATTAGGAGGAGATCTTTACAATCAGACTTTAGTAGACAGAGTAGAATCAGTTGATCCGCAGTACAATGTAGATGTTAGAGCTTATAATTTAGGATGGTCTCAGCCTGGAGATGTGAGTCCGTATACTAGAATTACGGTTGATAAAGCTCCGACAAAAGTCACTTCAAGATTTGTTCAGGAAGACAACACAATCAATATGCTGTCTGGATCTTTAGCTTATAATTTTAACAGACAAAATTATATTTTACAAAAATTAGGGATGAGCTCGTTAAAGCTTACATTCATTGCCAATGATGTAGCAAGATGGAGTTCAATTGAAATTGAAAGAGGAACAGCAAACCCTTATGCCCGCGCTTATTCATTAACACTGCTGGCTAACTTTTAA